Within Nosocomiicoccus ampullae, the genomic segment TTTGTCTTTATCATCTTCAGTTGAATCTTCGCCTAAACCGTTAAATCCTTCTTTAAATTCTTTAACAGTTGTACCAACTGAACGACCAAGCTGTGGTAATTTAGTTGGACCGAAAATTAAAAGAGCAACTGCTGCAATTATGATTAAACTAACCGGAGCGACAGCTCCTAAAGTCATAGGAATAAATACACTCATTTTTTCCCCTCCTAATACTTATGCTTCATATAGAATAATAGCGCCTGCATTTCAACGCTTAAATCTATGTTATGTACAGTTACTTTCTCTGATACTGCGAGTTTTTCTGGCGTAAAGTTTAGAATACCTTTAATACCATAGGACTCTATATCATGTGAAAGCTCAACACCAACTTGACCAGGTACAGTTAAAATCGCTATTTCAGCGTTGATTTCTTTAATTACAGATTCTAATTCACTAATATCTATAACTTCAACACCATTAATTGTACTTCCGACAATTTCTTCGTCTATGTCAAAGGCAACTGCTATATTTATTTTATCATGAATTTTTGTAAAATTATAGTTAAGTAATGCACTACCTAAATTACCTGTACCAATTAAAATAACATTTTTAATACCGTTACCTTGGACTTGTTCAGAGAAAAACTTAACAAGTGCTCGGACATTATATCCGTAGCCTTTTCTACCAAGCTCTCCGAAGTATGAAAAGTCACGTCGAATTGTTGCGGAATCTATATCAAGTGCTTCACTAATTTCACGTGAAGACACGCGGTCGACACCATTTTCTTCACTTTGCTTAAAGAATTTGAAGTATAAAGGCAATCGATCTAATGTCGCGTTAGGAATTTTCCTCTTCTTTAACAAAAGACTCACCTCATAATTATTGTCATTTAATTATATCATACAATTTTGTATGTTTTAGGATTTTTCATCGTATTTTTAATAGATTACATGATACACTACACTTACTAAGAAAGAGGGATTACATATGATTGTCATGAGTTTACAAAACATCCAAAAGAACTACGGTTCGACCGAGATTTTAAAAAATATTAGTTTAGAAGTGAAATCGAGAGAAACAATTGGAATTGTCGGTGGAAATGGTGCTGGAAAAACAACGTTAATGAAAATTATGGCAGACGAATTATCCTATGATGGCGGTCATATATCTACTCCAAAAGATATATCGATTGGTTATTTAACACAAGAAATGTCTTTAGAGTCAGATAAAACCGTATTAGAAGAAATGAACCTCGCATTTAAAGACGTATTAAA encodes:
- the tatA gene encoding twin-arginine translocase TatA/TatE family subunit, which encodes MSVFIPMTLGAVAPVSLIIIAAVALLIFGPTKLPQLGRSVGTTVKEFKEGFNGLGEDSTEDDKDKKEEVVKIQTKKEDETVQK
- a CDS encoding redox-sensing transcriptional repressor Rex, whose product is MLKKRKIPNATLDRLPLYFKFFKQSEENGVDRVSSREISEALDIDSATIRRDFSYFGELGRKGYGYNVRALVKFFSEQVQGNGIKNVILIGTGNLGSALLNYNFTKIHDKINIAVAFDIDEEIVGSTINGVEVIDISELESVIKEINAEIAILTVPGQVGVELSHDIESYGIKGILNFTPEKLAVSEKVTVHNIDLSVEMQALLFYMKHKY